A window of Pseudomonadota bacterium genomic DNA:
TCCATGAAGCGCTGAGCAATTGTTCCGATGCCGCCGGTCCCGGGATTTGCTTCGGTGGGGGCTCCGGAGGCCTCGGTCTCGGCGTAGAGATTGCCGCCCATACTTTTAAGCCCTGCCGGATTAATAAAACCATGCAGTGTCACCTGGGTTGTGGCCAGCGTCTGCTGGGCACCGTCCTTGGCGGTAAGCATGCCCCCTGCATCAATGGACAGAGCAACCGTGCCGGCCGGAACCGCAAATTCAGGTTGCAGACGATCTCCATTTGCCGTAACCAGGTAGCCGTTGCCGTCTCTTTTAAATTGCCCGGCGCGGGTATAGAACTCTTCGCCGTTTCTAAGTATTTGAAAAAAGCCCTGCCCCTCGATGGCCCAGTCAAGATCATTGCCGGTTTCCACATAATCACCCTGGGTGAAAATCTTCTGGATAGCCGTAGGCCTCGATCCCATGCCCACCTGAATCCCGGTGGGGACCTGTCCGCCTCCGGTGGTTTCCACCCCGACATCCCTGATGGTCTGATAAAAAAGATCTTCAAATTGTGTTCTGCTTTTTTTGAAACCCGCAGTATTAACGTTTGCCAGATTATTTGCGATTGTGTCCAGCTGAAGCTGCTGACCGATCATGCCTGTTCTGGCAGAATAAAGTGCACGTATCATAATTTTTTCCTTTTTTGATTTTATGTCAAAAAAATGTCATTATTTTTTGTTGTTTTCCGTCAAAATAGCCATCATTACGTCAATTTCCCGACTCTCCTGATGGCCTCGTCATTAATCTCGTCAATGGTTCTGATTACTTTCTGCTGAGCCTCGAACACCCTCTGCAACTCGATCATCTCGGTCATTTCCTTAACCGTGTTGACATTTGACTCTTCCAGATACCCCTGCTCAAGCGTATATTCTTCGGGTGTCTGCTCCTGTACGTCTGCACTTTTGGTGCGATACATATTCAGACCTTCTTTCTCCAGACCATTGGTATCTGCAAAGGTAACAATGGCCAGCTGGTCCGCGAGGTTGCCGTCGACATAAACACTGCCCTGATTGTCAATGGTGACAATTCCGCCCTCAATGGTGATAGCGCCGCCCTGCCCCATGAGCAGGTCGCCGTTGGAGGTTGTCACCTGTCCCTGGCTGTTTTTATGGAAATTTCCATCCCGGGTGTAGCGCATTCCCCGCTGAGTCTGAATCTTGAAATAGCCCTCGCCGTTTATCGCTATATCCAGAGGGTTTCCGGTCAGCTGCGTCGGCCCCTGCTGGTGGTCGGTAATGATTTTTGCCCCCTTTCCCACCCGATGCCTGTTGCCACTTGCTTTGTAGAGCATTTCCCAGAAGGTTACGTTTTCCTTCTTAAAACCAGTTGTATCGACATTTGCCAGGTTGTTTGCCACCTGAGACAATCGGTTTTCCTGGCGAAGCATTGTTTCAACGCTTTCGATAAGTCCGAGCCTGTTTTGGATATACAAGATTCACCTCGTTATTGAGTTTGTTGTCTGTTGTTGCAACATGTGTGCCACGTTTTGTTACGCAGGAAGCCATGGCCGGCAGAGTACAGACAAACTCACTGCCGGAATTACGTTTAACGGCTTAGAAGGAGCGCAATGAGTGCTTGGCACCAAAATCTTGATGCCAATGTTGACGATTAATCAAGGGGCGACGAGAGGTGCTGATGGGAAAAAAATGCCCAGTTCCATTGCAAAGAAATCAGGGCTGCCAATTTTTATTGGCCCGGTAGATAAAAGCGAGGATTTCCGCAACCACCAGATAGGTTGAGGGAGGGATTTCTTCATTGAGATCAAGCCGTGCGAGGATTTCCGTAAGATCGGTGTCTTCATGGATGGGAATGCCGAGTTCTCTGGCCAGGGCGAGGATACGCTCCGCCACGAGTCCTTCGCCTTTGCCGACAATTTTCGGGGCAGGGTCTCTGCCCTTGTCATAACGAATGGCAATGGCTTTTTTTCTGGATGCGGCCTTGCCGGAGTCTGTCTTTTTGGGCATAATGAAAAGCTTATTTACTAAAAAGTTCCCCCGGTGAACCGGGATGCCGGTCGATACGGTCGGATGCCCCTGATCGCGGGCAGATTCGAACCATGTGAGTGCTTACCGTTCAGTTAATGTAGCGTATCGGTAGCAACCAGGCAAATATGAAATTTGAAAAGAACCTACACCCGGCAACGCTGATCAAGCGTTATAAGCGCTTTTTAGCGGATGTCGAAATGCCGGATCGAAACATAACTACAGTGCATTGCCCGAATTCAGGGTCGATGATGGGGTTATGCGCTGCCGGTAATGATGTCATGCTGTCCACATCTGACAACCCCAAACGGAAATATCCCCGGACCCTGGAGATGATCAAGGTGGGAGGCAATTGGGTGGGGATCAACACAATGCGCACCAACCCTCTGGTCCGCGAGGCCATCGAAAGAGGGAAAATACATGAGATCGGCATTGTTGATACGATTCAACCGGAGGTAACAGTTTCCGACAGGAGCCGACTTGATTTTCTGCTGAAGCGCGGCAATCAGCAAATTTACCTTGAGGTGAAAAACTGCACACTTGCCGAAAACGGCATTGCCATGTTTCCCGATGCGGTGACCACAAGGGGAACGAAACATCTTGAGGAACTCATCTCCCTGAAAAAGGCCGGTCACCTTGCCATGGTTCTGTTCTGTGTCCAGCGAGCCGATGCCGCGCAATTTTCACCGGCAGCCCATATTGATCCGCTCTATGCCGAGACCCTGGCAAGGGCCTGCCAACAAGGTGTTCAGGCGCTGGCTTATCAGGCAGATGTCTCCCCGCAGGCCATTGAGATAATCCGCCGACTTGAAATAATCCTGCCGGACAAGGCATCCCGATCCAATAACTATTAATCCAACTCTGTAAATCCCCAGAAAGGAAAATCAAGTCGGTATCTGGCAATAAGCCCCGGGCTGTATTCACGGCTTGCCACCAGCCATAAGGCGTTTATTCTTTCCCCTTGGTCGGTTATATCAACAGGATTCCATTCGGGCAGAAATACCAGGGCGTTATCCGCAGTGTACTCGATATCACCGGAATCCTTGAAAAGCCCCATGTGCGGCACCCCGTCATACCGCCCGCCTTCCTGGCGGCTCAACTCGGAGATCACCAGAAAGGCGACATTCATTTCATCCCTGATCGATTCAAATTCCCGCAGCCAGGCGTCAATACCGGTGCGGCGTTCTGAAAAATCCTTGAACGGCAGCTTGTGAAGACTGTCTACAACGACCACCACATCATCCTTTCTCGTCTCATGACACAGGAAATCAATATGCCGCCGCATGATTTCCGGGGTGAGCTGGCGGTCGTTAACCACCCGGAAATACTCAAGCATATTACGAAAATCTTCTTTTGCGGTGTCCAGCCTCCTGGTTTCTTCCGCATCCCCATTATCGTCGATAATCCTTTCAACCGGCAGCCGACTCAACCGCGACAAGGTGCGTTGATAGATTTTCTGAACGCCGTTTTCAAAATCATAATAAACCACCGGGACTTTTTTGCGGGCCATTTCCGTGGCAAGCTGTATTCCAAGACAGGACTTGCCGGCCTTGGGCGCGCCGCCGATGATGTTGATTCCGTGAATGCCGTCCATTGCCGCGTCAAATCCTTTAATGCCGGTATGGAGCGCCTGAAAACTTTCCGAATGCTGCCTGTCGATATTTTCAAGAAATACTTGATATTCACGCCCCGGCCGCCGGAAGGGGGAAAAAGCCTGTGAGGCCTTGACCATTGCGGTGACCTGATTCTTGAAATCCGCCGAATCTTCCCTGGCCAGTTTCACCAGGCAGAAATCACGTTCCCGTTGCGCCGGCCAGGAGAGCATCCGAACCTTAAAGCCCACCCGTGCGGCAAAGGCGCGGGCCGCATTATCCGCTTCCAGACTGTTGTTCACCACCAGAAAAACAGTTTGTATATATTGAAAACGTTTGGGATCAATGAACGCCAGATCCTTTGCGACCGGGACCGCAACTCCTGGAAATCCAAGCTCCCGAAGGCAGAGAAGATTTTCTTCCCCTTCGACAACAAACAACGCCCCGCCTTGGCAATAATCAATGTCATTGATGTTAAAAATCTGCAGCCCGTTTGCGGAAAAAGACTGATCCCCATGCCAGAACTGTTCACTCTTGTTTTCCGGAGAAATACAATGCGCCGTATAGCAGTTACCGTTTGCCATATAATACGGATAGACGATATAGCGGCCGTTGAAACCGATTTTCAATTCTTCAAGAGTTTCCGCGCTCACCCCCTGGCCTGCAAATCTTTCCTTAATTTTTACAGTGATGCTGGATTGATATTTGGGAATGTCTGAATTGATCGTATCCAGGGGAAATTCACTTTTTTCCAGATACGGCTCACCATCCGGATCGTGACCAGGAACACTGCCCGACTCCAAGCCCCTTAATCTAGCGAAATGAGCTGCAAACCCTCCGGGGACACAACGACTCAGGCACCGAAAGTAACCAGTAAAATATCCTTCCGCCCCAAGAAAAACAATTATTGCGCCGGTCTTTTTTCTGCCTTTTTTTGCACAGAAAGGACATTCAGCCCTGAGCATCGTGCCCTCAATCCGACTTT
This region includes:
- the flgG gene encoding flagellar basal-body rod protein FlgG, which codes for MIRALYSARTGMIGQQLQLDTIANNLANVNTAGFKKSRTQFEDLFYQTIRDVGVETTGGGQVPTGIQVGMGSRPTAIQKIFTQGDYVETGNDLDWAIEGQGFFQILRNGEEFYTRAGQFKRDGNGYLVTANGDRLQPEFAVPAGTVALSIDAGGMLTAKDGAQQTLATTQVTLHGFINPAGLKSMGGNLYAETEASGAPTEANPGTGGIGTIAQRFMETSNVDVTEEMVNLITTQRAYEVNSKTIQTADRLLEISNTLIR
- the flgF gene encoding flagellar basal-body rod protein FlgF, with protein sequence MYIQNRLGLIESVETMLRQENRLSQVANNLANVDTTGFKKENVTFWEMLYKASGNRHRVGKGAKIITDHQQGPTQLTGNPLDIAINGEGYFKIQTQRGMRYTRDGNFHKNSQGQVTTSNGDLLMGQGGAITIEGGIVTIDNQGSVYVDGNLADQLAIVTFADTNGLEKEGLNMYRTKSADVQEQTPEEYTLEQGYLEESNVNTVKEMTEMIELQRVFEAQQKVIRTIDEINDEAIRRVGKLT
- a CDS encoding EscU/YscU/HrcU family type III secretion system export apparatus switch protein, translated to MPKKTDSGKAASRKKAIAIRYDKGRDPAPKIVGKGEGLVAERILALARELGIPIHEDTDLTEILARLDLNEEIPPSTYLVVAEILAFIYRANKNWQP
- the sfsA gene encoding DNA/RNA nuclease SfsA, coding for MKFEKNLHPATLIKRYKRFLADVEMPDRNITTVHCPNSGSMMGLCAAGNDVMLSTSDNPKRKYPRTLEMIKVGGNWVGINTMRTNPLVREAIERGKIHEIGIVDTIQPEVTVSDRSRLDFLLKRGNQQIYLEVKNCTLAENGIAMFPDAVTTRGTKHLEELISLKKAGHLAMVLFCVQRADAAQFSPAAHIDPLYAETLARACQQGVQALAYQADVSPQAIEIIRRLEIILPDKASRSNNY
- a CDS encoding AAA family ATPase, with the translated sequence MALDTKLTEFYKAHLPESRIEGTMLRAECPFCAKKGRKKTGAIIVFLGAEGYFTGYFRCLSRCVPGGFAAHFARLRGLESGSVPGHDPDGEPYLEKSEFPLDTINSDIPKYQSSITVKIKERFAGQGVSAETLEELKIGFNGRYIVYPYYMANGNCYTAHCISPENKSEQFWHGDQSFSANGLQIFNINDIDYCQGGALFVVEGEENLLCLRELGFPGVAVPVAKDLAFIDPKRFQYIQTVFLVVNNSLEADNAARAFAARVGFKVRMLSWPAQRERDFCLVKLAREDSADFKNQVTAMVKASQAFSPFRRPGREYQVFLENIDRQHSESFQALHTGIKGFDAAMDGIHGINIIGGAPKAGKSCLGIQLATEMARKKVPVVYYDFENGVQKIYQRTLSRLSRLPVERIIDDNGDAEETRRLDTAKEDFRNMLEYFRVVNDRQLTPEIMRRHIDFLCHETRKDDVVVVVDSLHKLPFKDFSERRTGIDAWLREFESIRDEMNVAFLVISELSRQEGGRYDGVPHMGLFKDSGDIEYTADNALVFLPEWNPVDITDQGERINALWLVASREYSPGLIARYRLDFPFWGFTELD